The following are encoded together in the Myxococcota bacterium genome:
- a CDS encoding tetratricopeptide repeat protein produces the protein MSRRDLWIALGLAALTAVAFEGVARCGFVAFDDEQYVTHNPMVLAGLSWRGLAWAATTFWASNWHPLTWLSHMLDVSLFGTTAAGHHATSLSFHLASAALFFVALARATGERWTAALAAGLFALHPLRVESVVWIAERKDVLCTFFYLLALTLYGRGARGWSLGAFVLALLAKPMAVTLPLALFVVDFWPLRRAPAARLLREKLPFALLAAASCAITLFAQLTMGASEAWMRPPFWARLAFVPVEYLEYLELSFWPSGLAVLYPAPGTALGLGEVVLALAVTAGVTALAVRERARRPWLLAGWAWFGVTLLPVLGIVHVGFQGVADRYSYVPSLGLCSALAFAAREAADRLRAPTALRAAAAALVLGTLGLATHRQVAYWRDGMTLYERALLVTRDNFVIHEFYANELADLGRRPEAYAHYRESLRIRPDFPHGHYALGVMYEEEGRDAEAMAEYREALRSNPDFVSANFNLANLLGQAGQLDEAVSRYRRVLELEPGHRGAQRGLALAESLQKGPGR, from the coding sequence GTGAGTCGCCGGGACCTGTGGATCGCCCTCGGGCTCGCGGCGCTCACCGCCGTCGCGTTCGAGGGCGTCGCGCGTTGCGGCTTCGTCGCCTTCGACGACGAGCAGTACGTGACCCACAACCCCATGGTGCTGGCCGGGCTGTCCTGGCGCGGGCTGGCCTGGGCGGCGACGACCTTCTGGGCCAGCAACTGGCATCCGCTCACCTGGCTCTCGCACATGCTCGACGTGTCGCTCTTCGGCACGACCGCCGCGGGTCACCACGCGACGAGCCTCTCGTTTCACCTGGCGAGCGCGGCCTTGTTCTTCGTCGCGCTCGCGCGCGCGACCGGCGAGCGCTGGACGGCGGCGCTCGCCGCGGGGCTGTTCGCGCTGCACCCGCTGCGCGTCGAGTCGGTGGTGTGGATCGCGGAACGCAAGGACGTGCTGTGTACGTTCTTCTATCTGCTCGCGCTGACTCTGTACGGGCGCGGCGCGCGGGGCTGGTCACTCGGCGCGTTCGTGCTGGCGCTCCTGGCCAAGCCGATGGCCGTGACCCTGCCGCTCGCGCTCTTCGTGGTCGACTTCTGGCCGCTGCGCCGCGCGCCCGCTGCGCGCCTCCTGCGCGAGAAGCTGCCGTTCGCGCTGCTGGCCGCCGCGTCCTGTGCCATCACGCTCTTTGCGCAGCTCACGATGGGTGCGAGCGAGGCCTGGATGCGGCCGCCGTTCTGGGCGCGGCTCGCGTTCGTGCCGGTCGAGTACCTCGAGTATCTCGAGCTGTCGTTCTGGCCCTCGGGGCTGGCCGTGCTCTACCCGGCACCCGGCACGGCGCTCGGGCTGGGCGAGGTCGTGCTCGCGCTGGCGGTGACCGCCGGTGTGACCGCGCTGGCCGTGCGCGAACGCGCGCGCCGGCCCTGGCTCCTGGCCGGCTGGGCGTGGTTCGGAGTCACTCTCCTGCCCGTGCTCGGCATCGTGCACGTGGGCTTCCAGGGCGTCGCCGACCGCTACTCGTACGTCCCGTCGCTCGGCCTGTGCAGCGCGCTGGCGTTCGCGGCGCGCGAAGCCGCCGACCGGCTGCGCGCTCCCACCGCTCTTCGGGCGGCCGCCGCTGCGCTCGTGCTCGGCACGCTCGGCCTCGCCACGCACCGCCAGGTCGCGTATTGGCGCGACGGCATGACGCTCTACGAGCGCGCGCTTCTGGTGACCCGCGACAACTTCGTGATCCACGAGTTCTACGCCAACGAGCTGGCCGACCTGGGCCGGCGCCCCGAGGCCTACGCGCACTACCGCGAGTCACTGCGCATCCGGCCCGATTTCCCCCATGGTCACTACGCGCTCGGGGTCATGTACGAGGAGGAAGGCCGCGACGCCGAAGCCATGGCCGAGTACCGCGAGGCGCTGCGCAGCAACCCCGACTTCGTGTCCGCCAACTTCAACCTGGCGAACCTGCTCGGCCAGGCGGGCCAGCTCGACGAGGCCGTGAGCCGCTACCGGCGCGTGCTCGAGCTCGAGCCCGGTCACCGCGGCGCGCAGAGAGGCCTGGCACTGGCCGAAAGCCTGCAGAAGGGGCCCGGCCGCTAG
- a CDS encoding LLM class flavin-dependent oxidoreductase: protein MRFGIFYEHQLPRPWGRDDEYHLLQNALEQVELADRLGIEYVWEVEHHFLEEYSHSSAPEVFLAAASQRTRNIRLGHGIIQTSPLYNHPARTAERVATLDLVSGGRVEFGSGESATTGEMGGFNVDPFLKRDQWREGLEVAVRCLTETPFGGVDGRWVKMPPRNVVPKPRQRPHPPLWVACSRRDTIMLAAELGLGALTFAFIDPEEARGWTEAHERRLAKCVPIGERVNTDVACVTPMMVHRDEREAIRRGLEGGNFFGYSLAFYAAFGNHVPGTTDLWQDFQAKRHERGFNSELAITERQELGAKVAQGETTALRGAVGTPDQLRGYLRRFEAAGVDQLIFVLQAGKNRHEHIMEAIELFGREILPEFKERDEKQRAAKASRLAPLVDAALARKERKTPSMPEGYNVPAVMKELVKAAGGDALLEKIAEEAAVGGDSLRSLAPREVPPSE from the coding sequence ATGCGCTTCGGGATCTTCTACGAGCACCAGCTCCCGCGCCCGTGGGGGCGCGACGACGAGTACCACCTGTTGCAGAACGCGCTCGAGCAGGTCGAGCTGGCCGACCGGCTGGGCATCGAGTACGTGTGGGAGGTCGAGCACCACTTCCTCGAGGAGTACTCGCACTCGAGCGCGCCCGAGGTGTTCCTCGCCGCGGCGAGTCAGCGCACGCGCAACATCCGGCTGGGCCACGGCATCATCCAGACCTCGCCGCTCTACAATCACCCCGCGCGCACGGCGGAGCGGGTGGCCACGCTCGACCTGGTATCGGGCGGGCGCGTAGAGTTCGGCTCGGGTGAGTCGGCGACCACCGGCGAGATGGGCGGCTTCAACGTCGATCCGTTCCTGAAGCGCGATCAGTGGCGCGAGGGGCTCGAGGTCGCGGTTCGCTGTCTCACCGAGACGCCGTTCGGCGGCGTCGACGGACGCTGGGTCAAGATGCCGCCGCGCAACGTGGTGCCCAAGCCGCGCCAGCGGCCGCACCCGCCGCTATGGGTGGCGTGCTCGCGGCGAGACACGATCATGCTGGCCGCCGAGCTGGGGCTGGGCGCGCTCACCTTCGCGTTCATCGATCCGGAGGAAGCGCGGGGCTGGACCGAGGCGCACGAGCGCCGGCTCGCGAAGTGCGTGCCGATCGGCGAACGGGTCAACACCGACGTCGCGTGCGTGACTCCCATGATGGTGCACCGCGACGAGCGCGAGGCGATTCGCCGCGGCCTCGAGGGCGGGAACTTCTTCGGCTACTCACTCGCGTTCTACGCTGCGTTCGGCAATCACGTGCCGGGCACGACCGACCTGTGGCAGGACTTCCAGGCCAAGCGCCACGAGCGCGGCTTCAACTCCGAGCTCGCGATCACCGAGCGCCAGGAGCTCGGCGCCAAGGTCGCACAGGGCGAGACCACGGCGCTGCGCGGCGCGGTCGGCACGCCCGACCAGCTGCGCGGCTACCTGCGCCGCTTCGAGGCCGCGGGCGTGGATCAGCTGATCTTCGTGCTGCAGGCGGGCAAGAACCGCCACGAGCACATCATGGAGGCGATCGAGCTGTTCGGGCGCGAAATACTCCCGGAGTTCAAGGAGCGCGACGAGAAGCAGCGCGCCGCCAAGGCCTCGCGCCTGGCGCCCTTGGTCGACGCCGCGCTCGCGCGCAAGGAACGCAAGACGCCGAGCATGCCCGAAGGCTACAACGTGCCCGCGGTGATGAAGGAGCTGGTGAAGGCCGCGGGCGGCGACGCGTTGCTCGAGAAGATCGCGGAGGAGGCGGCCGTGGGCGGTGACTCGCTCCGCAGCCTCGCGCCGCGCGAGGTGCCGCCGTCGGAGTGA
- a CDS encoding cation/multidrug efflux pump, with amino-acid sequence MGKALRAILAVLVVTALAAGALALVVALNLRTYSRLTYEQPVLSIEFQALAPQRFTAAVIRADRAETQRFELAGDEWMVDARVLKWHGLANVLGLDAYYRLERISGRYREIEQERTAPHSVYPLHRESWLDFWSFAQTHAGWIPWVDGFYGSATYLPMADGARYQVSLSQTGLVARPDNDAARAASQAWK; translated from the coding sequence ATGGGCAAGGCGCTGCGCGCGATTCTGGCCGTCCTGGTGGTGACCGCCCTGGCGGCCGGCGCGCTGGCGCTCGTGGTGGCGCTCAACCTGCGCACCTACTCGCGACTCACCTACGAACAGCCGGTGCTCTCGATCGAGTTCCAGGCGCTCGCGCCCCAGCGCTTCACGGCGGCGGTGATCCGCGCGGATCGGGCCGAGACACAGCGCTTCGAGCTCGCGGGCGACGAGTGGATGGTCGACGCGCGCGTGCTGAAGTGGCACGGGCTGGCCAACGTGCTCGGCCTGGACGCCTACTACCGCCTGGAGCGCATCAGCGGCCGCTACCGCGAGATCGAGCAAGAGCGCACGGCGCCGCACAGCGTGTACCCGCTGCATCGCGAGTCGTGGCTCGACTTCTGGTCCTTCGCGCAGACGCACGCCGGTTGGATCCCCTGGGTCGACGGCTTCTACGGCAGCGCGACCTACCTGCCCATGGCCGACGGCGCGCGCTACCAGGTCAGCCTGAGTCAGACGGGCCTCGTGGCCCGCCCCGACAACGATGCCGCGCGCGCAGCCAGCCAGGCCTGGAAGTGA
- a CDS encoding GNAT family N-acetyltransferase codes for MLVAAEGAEVWGFASFGDWRAWPGYATTVEHSVHVRADRRRSGVGRALLEALLPRARELDKHVCLGAIDAANEPSLRLHEKLGFERVAHFRQVARKFDRWLDLVFVQRFV; via the coding sequence GTGCTGGTCGCAGCCGAGGGCGCCGAGGTGTGGGGCTTCGCGTCGTTCGGTGACTGGCGGGCGTGGCCCGGCTACGCCACGACCGTGGAGCACTCCGTGCACGTGCGCGCCGACCGCCGGCGCAGCGGGGTCGGGCGCGCGCTGCTCGAGGCGCTCTTGCCGCGCGCCCGCGAGCTGGACAAGCACGTGTGTCTGGGTGCGATCGACGCTGCCAACGAGCCGTCGCTGCGCCTGCACGAGAAGCTGGGCTTCGAGCGCGTGGCCCACTTTCGCCAGGTCGCGCGAAAGTTCGACCGCTGGCTCGATTTGGTGTTCGTACAGCGCTTCGTTTGA
- a CDS encoding DHA2 family efflux MFS transporter permease subunit: MPSWFRRPRYLVPMIVACALFMENMDATVIATALPTIARGFGESPLTLNLAITCYLLSLGIFLPLSGWLADHFGARTVFSSAIVVFTAGSIACSLVESLPQLVLARVLQGMGGAMMVPVGRLVVLRTIPKSQLVDAMAYLTVPALIGPVIGPPLGGLIVTYFSWRWIFLINIPVGLLGLLLSLRFVPDVREPREEPLDGLGFAISSLGLAGTMFGFENVGRGILSTPTVTALITGGIAFLALYGWHSRRVIEPILDVALLRVRTFRTSVLGGFLFRIAIGALPFLTPLMLQLGFGLSPLSSGLITFAGAAGAITMKLTAAPILRTFGFRRVLLVNTVVCAISISTYGFFQPSTPHALIIGILLIGGFFRSLQFTSLNTLAYADIDPRHMSRATTLSSVGQQLSLSFGVGLGALLVHATLAFHGREQLAATDFSPAYWTIAAISLTSLFYFARLPRGAGAEISGKREAVAAESVAADTTPHPAE; the protein is encoded by the coding sequence GTGCCCAGCTGGTTCCGCCGCCCGCGCTACCTGGTCCCGATGATCGTCGCTTGTGCGCTGTTCATGGAGAACATGGACGCGACGGTGATCGCCACCGCCTTGCCCACGATCGCGAGAGGCTTCGGCGAAAGTCCGCTCACGCTCAATCTGGCGATCACCTGCTATCTGCTTTCGCTCGGCATCTTCCTGCCGCTGTCGGGCTGGCTGGCTGACCACTTCGGCGCGCGCACGGTGTTCTCGTCGGCGATCGTGGTGTTCACGGCCGGCTCGATCGCGTGTTCGCTCGTCGAGTCATTGCCGCAGCTCGTGCTGGCGCGCGTGCTCCAGGGAATGGGCGGCGCCATGATGGTGCCGGTCGGCCGGCTGGTGGTGCTGCGCACGATTCCGAAGTCCCAGCTCGTCGACGCCATGGCGTATCTCACCGTGCCCGCGTTGATCGGGCCGGTGATCGGACCGCCCCTCGGCGGGCTCATCGTGACCTACTTCTCGTGGCGCTGGATCTTCCTGATCAACATTCCCGTCGGCCTGCTCGGGCTCTTGCTCTCGCTGCGCTTCGTGCCCGACGTGCGCGAGCCGCGCGAGGAGCCGCTCGACGGCCTGGGCTTCGCGATCTCGAGCCTCGGCCTCGCCGGCACGATGTTCGGCTTCGAGAACGTGGGCCGCGGCATCCTCTCGACCCCGACCGTGACCGCGCTGATCACGGGAGGGATCGCATTCCTGGCGCTCTACGGCTGGCACTCCCGGCGAGTCATCGAGCCGATCCTCGACGTCGCGCTCTTGCGCGTGCGCACGTTCCGCACCTCGGTGCTGGGCGGCTTCCTGTTCCGGATCGCGATCGGCGCGCTGCCGTTTCTGACTCCGCTCATGTTGCAGCTGGGTTTCGGCCTCTCGCCGTTGTCTTCGGGGCTGATCACCTTCGCGGGTGCTGCGGGCGCGATCACCATGAAGCTCACCGCCGCGCCGATCCTGCGCACGTTCGGCTTCCGGCGGGTGCTGCTGGTGAACACCGTGGTCTGTGCGATCTCCATCTCGACCTACGGCTTCTTCCAGCCGTCGACGCCGCACGCGCTCATCATCGGGATCCTGCTGATCGGCGGCTTCTTCCGCTCACTGCAGTTCACCAGCCTGAACACGCTGGCCTACGCCGACATCGACCCGCGCCACATGAGTCGCGCGACCACGCTCTCGAGCGTGGGCCAGCAGCTCTCGCTCTCGTTCGGCGTGGGCCTGGGCGCGCTGCTCGTGCACGCCACGCTCGCATTCCACGGCCGCGAACAGCTCGCAGCGACTGACTTTTCGCCGGCCTACTGGACGATCGCAGCGATCAGTCTGACGTCGCTGTTCTACTTCGCGCGCCTGCCGCGCGGCGCCGGCGCGGAGATCAGCGGCAAGCGGGAGGCGGTCGCAGCGGAGTCCGTCGCCGCAGACACCACGCCGCACCCAGCAGAGTGA
- a CDS encoding SDR family oxidoreductase: MGTDLSGKVVVVTGGNSGIGLGMAEGCAKAGADVAVWSRRADRNAEACERLMKHGVRARGFTCDVGEEAQIAAATRATVAELGRIDACVASAGAPGYQKTLVETTLDDWRRVTRVSFDGLFLTFREVTRHMIERGGGGALVAVSSTSAIHGAQRNHAYASAKTGVLGLVRALAVELARHKIRVNAILPGWTITEMAAAGYENEKFRSVITGRTPVRRWAEPSEFEAVGAYLCDPSLTFHTGDQLVVDGGYTIF, encoded by the coding sequence ATGGGGACGGACCTGAGCGGGAAGGTGGTGGTCGTGACCGGGGGCAACTCGGGCATCGGCCTGGGCATGGCCGAGGGCTGTGCGAAGGCGGGCGCCGACGTCGCCGTGTGGAGCCGGCGCGCCGACCGCAACGCCGAAGCGTGCGAGCGGCTGATGAAGCACGGCGTGCGCGCGCGCGGCTTCACCTGCGACGTGGGCGAGGAGGCACAGATTGCCGCGGCAACCCGCGCCACGGTCGCCGAGCTGGGCCGCATCGACGCCTGCGTGGCCTCGGCCGGCGCGCCCGGCTACCAGAAGACACTCGTCGAGACGACGCTCGACGACTGGCGGCGGGTCACGCGCGTGAGCTTCGACGGGCTGTTCCTCACCTTTCGCGAAGTGACCCGGCACATGATCGAGCGCGGCGGCGGCGGGGCGCTGGTGGCGGTGTCGTCCACGTCGGCCATCCACGGCGCGCAGCGCAACCACGCCTACGCGAGCGCGAAGACGGGCGTGCTGGGCCTGGTGCGCGCGCTCGCGGTCGAGCTCGCGCGCCACAAGATCCGGGTGAACGCGATCCTGCCGGGCTGGACCATCACCGAGATGGCCGCGGCCGGCTACGAGAACGAGAAGTTCCGCAGCGTGATCACCGGCCGCACGCCGGTGCGCCGCTGGGCCGAGCCCAGCGAGTTCGAGGCGGTGGGCGCCTACCTGTGCGACCCCTCACTCACCTTCCACACCGGAGACCAGCTGGTGGTCGACGGGGGCTACACGATCTTCTGA
- a CDS encoding aminoglycoside phosphotransferase family protein, with translation MDVLPALRETCARNAAASAWLEALPQVVSELTRRWSLRVGAPLPAAHAWVAPAERADGSPAVLKLGLPHFEAQHEADGLRAWNGAGMVRLLESDRAHQALLLERLSPGTPLSERPPVEQDAVLARLLLRLWQAPVPAQPFRPLAEMAERWCNEAVARRSGWADPGLTNEGLRLFEDLSRNAPSAVLLATDLHAGNVLAAQREPWLAIDPKPFVGDAAYDATQHLLFDARARLLADPDPALLGFADLLELSHERVRLWTFARAAVMSGTEPARHWATELARRLSRS, from the coding sequence ATGGATGTTCTGCCCGCGTTGCGCGAGACGTGTGCCCGGAACGCCGCGGCGAGCGCCTGGCTGGAGGCGCTGCCGCAGGTGGTGTCGGAGCTCACTCGCCGCTGGTCACTCCGCGTCGGCGCGCCTCTCCCGGCGGCCCACGCGTGGGTCGCGCCCGCCGAGCGCGCCGATGGCTCGCCCGCGGTGCTGAAGCTCGGTCTGCCGCACTTCGAAGCGCAGCACGAGGCCGACGGGCTGCGCGCCTGGAACGGTGCGGGCATGGTGCGGCTGCTCGAATCTGACCGCGCGCACCAGGCGCTCTTGCTCGAGCGCCTGTCTCCCGGCACGCCGCTCTCCGAGCGGCCGCCGGTCGAGCAGGACGCCGTGCTCGCGCGCCTCCTTTTGCGATTGTGGCAGGCCCCGGTTCCGGCGCAGCCGTTCCGCCCTCTGGCCGAGATGGCGGAGCGCTGGTGCAACGAGGCCGTGGCGCGGCGCAGTGGCTGGGCGGACCCGGGACTCACGAACGAGGGACTGCGCCTGTTCGAGGATCTGTCACGGAACGCGCCGAGCGCGGTGCTGCTGGCCACCGACCTTCACGCCGGCAACGTGCTCGCGGCCCAGCGCGAGCCGTGGCTCGCCATCGACCCCAAGCCGTTCGTCGGCGACGCCGCCTACGACGCCACTCAGCACCTCTTGTTCGACGCGCGCGCACGCCTGCTCGCCGACCCCGACCCCGCGCTCCTCGGCTTCGCGGACCTGCTCGAGCTGAGTCACGAGCGCGTGCGGCTCTGGACCTTCGCCCGCGCCGCAGTCATGTCGGGCACGGAGCCCGCGCGGCACTGGGCGACCGAGCTCGCCCGCCGGCTGAGTCGGTCCTAG